In Zingiber officinale cultivar Zhangliang chromosome 3B, Zo_v1.1, whole genome shotgun sequence, a single window of DNA contains:
- the LOC122054871 gene encoding F-box/FBD/LRR-repeat protein At3g26920-like has protein sequence MADPDNTPCEPPMVRRRRRRRRRRRRRRSSIGRRRNDVQQQDGSAEDRLTSLPEGLLFCVLSFLPIKQCVALSALCSDFRRRLPSLIPRLDTFSLYVVGDVIPQEHTFPRALIRQCHIRFSDVTYLSKRPERLLVKDLVESGVQDLTLECSNEHWINTSFRRNCRFLGIRSLRSLSLHRITVRHRPPIACTLLTFLKMEYCSLLDHDFLFTLLASCPFLETLHFLSCHNLNMSKLSIHSASIKHLVVLYKTLIFPAIDIHCPKLESLTVNTTALRIEAPKVRNASLLLSLNPHADPSNALMEFLGTPPFRTAVFQMTAVCLMLKLNSSTIPNILAAEKELDRFIYPEIKGYAVIFNFDFNLKDQSSSMILTQLLQAYNDYNSVFDIQSTNETVVSEYAVIFNFDFNLKDQSSSMILTQLLQAYNDYNSVFDIQSTNETTRVDHLLHGSTDVELIKLQMRMPEKTFEGFLSNPEKMEELKQVVLQKLRSRTSRE, from the exons ATGGCGGACCCCGACAACACCCCGTGTGAGCCGCCTATGGtccgtcgccgtcgccgtcgccgtcgccgtcgccgtcgccgccGCAGCTCAATTGGACGCCGCCGTAATGATGTGCAGCAGCAGGATGGCTCAGCGGAGGACCGCCTCACTTCCCTCCCCGAAGGCCTCCTCTTCTGCGTCCTCTCCTTCCTCCCCATCAAGCAGTGCGTCGCCCTCTCGGCCCTCTGTTCCGACTTCCGCCGCCGCCTCCCTTCCCTCATACCCCGACTCGACACCTTCAGCCTTTACGTCGTCGGCGATGTCATCCCCCAAGAGCACACCTTCCCCCGCGCCCTGATCCGCCAATGCCACATCCGCTTCTCCGACGTCACATATTTATCCAAACGCCCCGAGCGGCTGCTCGTCAAGGATCTCGTCGAGTCGGGCGTCCAAGATCTCACCCTCGAATGCTCCAACGAGCATTGGATTAATACCAGCTTCAGGAGAAATTGCAGGTTCTTGGGCATCAGGTCGCTGAGGAGTCTCTCCTTGCACAGAATCACGGTCCGCCACCGTCCGCCAATTGCCTGCACCCTTCTCACCTTCCTCAAAATGGAATATTGCAGCCTTCTCGACCATGATTTCCTGTTCACCTTGCTCGCCTCCTGCCCTTTCCTCGAGACTCTGCATTTCTTGAGTTGCCACAACTTAAACATGAGCAAACTAAGCATCCACTCCGCCTCCATCAAGCATCTAGTCGTATTATACAAGACTCTAATCTTCCCCGCCATCGACATCCACTGCCCAAAGCTTGAGTCGCTCACCGTCAACACCACTGCGCTGCGCATTGAAGCGCCCAAGGTCCGGAACGCGTCATTACTGCTTAGCCTCAATCCACATGCAGATCCTTCAAATGCATTGATGGAGTTTCTCGGAACTCCTCCTTTTCGAACAGCTGTTTTTCAAATGACGGCCGTTTGTCTCATGCTGAAGCTGAATTCTAGCACAATCCCAAAC ATATTAGCAGCAGAAAAAGAACTTGATAGATTTATTTATCCGGAAATCAAAGGGTACGCCGTGATCTTCAACTTTGACTTCAATCTGAAAGATCAATCATCATCAATGATATTAACCCAGCTGCTCCAGGCGTACAATGATTATAATTCTGTGTTTGATATACAGAGCACCAATGAAACTGTTgtttccg AGTACGCCGTGATCTTCAACTTTGACTTCAATCTGAAAGATCAATCATCATCAATGATATTAACCCAGCTGCTCCAGGCGTACAATGATTACAATTCTGTGTTTGATATACAGAGCACCAATGAAACAACAAGGGTCGATCACTTGCTTCATGGCTCTACCGACGTAGAACTAATTAAATTACAAATGAGAATGCCCGAGAAGACGTTTGAAGGGTTTCTCTCGAATCCGGAGAAGATGGAGGAATTAAAGCAAGTGGTATTGCAAAAGCTGAGAAGTCGCACCAGCAGAGAGTAG